Genomic segment of Hydra vulgaris chromosome 08, alternate assembly HydraT2T_AEP:
taGCGCATTTATTGTAACACTattatctttaaactttttttaattatctttaaacttttgaacaaaatgtttaaattggATACATACTCAATGACTCAAGTCATATTTTACTATGAGTTGgtatatttcatgaaaaaaatacgaaaaagtAACATAGGCCCACATTACCCCACTCAGTGGGCAGGGCCTTCCCGAACGAATTAAATCGATCGTTATTAAATCGATTCTAATACGAAATGATAtgaatgaaattttttcttattcggttgttttttaaactgttttttatcggtttcataattgtttttttcagaaaagaattgttttatttgcacAAAGATTTGCGTATTTCATTCTCTCCGAATGTCAgggtatataaaatatttttttttatatttttatataccgattcttatatatttaaatacagctcaatactctctttaaaaaaaaatttttaagaaatcatttttccgtaacaaaaaaattattaaaattcttaaCTATTCCATTTTACTCTATTTGGGGAGAATTTTAtagccaaataaaaatttaaccgTTATTTGCTAAGGAGGTTGTCAGGGACGCGTAAACAAGTAAGGCTTAGTAAAGTTTGCTTtcctaaagttaattttaaagctaaatttaaaaaaaaaaagatttttagaatatgattctctaataaattttaaataacattaaacaaaaaaaattgaaaaattttatttttctgaggGATATACCAATTTAATCTTAATTCCACCCCTCtagcgccggccctgtatattGTTCTCTATATTCGCTACAATAttcaacaaataattaaaacattttattacttcTATACTAAGAATTATTATTCcgtagtaaaaaaatttagcttttaGTTTGCAActcaactttgaaaaaacatatttcttCATAATATTTACAGAAGTAAAGAAAACAGTTAAATTCGAATGgagaaagtaatttaaataagtgcTTTGGGTTAAAAATGGAATTTCGTTAATTCGTTTTCAGATAAAACATTCTGGTACAAAGAAGAAGAACTGGTTGGTGACACACAAAAtcgaatttttttaagtttagtttataaatgttagAACGATTAGTACgttcttattaaatttaatgttaacgcttcaatttattatatcaaagtACAAAAAAGTCAtagtaaaagaaaacttttctttttttagttaaacattaaaatggAAATACTCGAAGGCGaaagaaaaaactcaaaaatttctTACCAAAATGGTTACTATTATCGTAAAGACAAAAAAGCAACAGAATCGTATGGCGGCGGTTTCAAATGTAAGGATGAATTTTGTAGAAGTCGTGCAACAAGTGAACCGAGCCTAGGGTTAGTACAAATAACGCCGCATAACCATTTGccagattttgaaaaaaaagaaattttaaaattaaaacaatcaaaaaaacgAGCTGCTGAAACTACAAGTGGAAGTTTGCGAGATATTTTTGACCAAGAAACTGCTTGTAACCAATCAGCACATCACGTTTCTTTTGGAATGAAGGAAAGCACTATGTATCGCAGACGTAGATCAGTGCAGCCGCAATTACCAGCCAATTGCAGGGAATTAGACAACTCTTTGAGAGTAAACAACATAAGTATGTTTTTAGACGGGACCGATTTTTACAAAGGGTACGTTCGTATAAATAACGATTATGCTCACATATTTATCGGGAAAACAGTCGTTGCTTCACCAACTGATTTGCACGTTGACGGAACATTTAAGGTAGTTTCGAGAATGTTTTATCAAATGACAACATTTGGATACATTTTGCTTGATCATGTAAGATAAtcaataaaagataatataagaAGGGTGTAAACAAGGAATTCTATTTTTTCCGCGGTTTTTTTCAATACcgttagatttttttagagcaccttaatgaattaaaaaaaaatatatatatattccctgttttttcttgttcactctccatatattattatttttgttattattgttattattgttattactactgttttttataaattatagttgtttttattaatgttgttctGCAAGTAAAGAATCAagaagtaaagatttttttgttttagtttatccAAACTATTTTCATACTTATGACTAGAAAAAACGCAAGAGCTGTATTCTCTTGCATTTTCCAAAGTTGCTGAACTCGTTCCACATTTGTCACCGTTACGGATAATGACGGACTATGAACAAGCATTGATGAATACCTTGGAAATTCAATATCCTTTAGCTGAAATTTCAGGCTGTTGGTTTCATTGCGTAAatgtaagcaaaaaaatatttaactaaacatACAATAACCTTTGTTATAAAATGgcaattttataactaaattaaaatacaatttaaaaaatatatatatttatttgtactGAAAGTTTATGTTtgcaattatttatatttaggcTGTGGTTAACAAGTGTAAACATCTTGGATTGTTTAGACTTTTAAAATTGCAAGTACACAGTGATTTGAAGAAATGGCTAAGGCTATTATTGTGTCTTTCTTTGCTATTGCCTCACCATATTCAGCCAACATTAGGCAATTTGAATCCAAATTTGTTTGTAGTGTCATTAAGTATAAATGACTTCGCAAAATGTCAAAGTTTAATGACCTATATGGAAACATTTGGGATTGGGCGTATTGGCAGTAacaaaatttctgtttttggttGTCCCAGAAGAACGAACTCTGATCAAGAAAGCTTCCATGCCTCGCTTTTAAAACGAATAAAGATTGCTCATCTAAACATTTCGGTTTTTAtaagtcaatatatatatatatatatatatatatatatatatatatatatctatctatataaaatatatatatatctatctatatatatatatatatatatatatatatatatatatatatatatatatatatatatatatatatatatatataaaataaaaatataattaatataaaatataaaataaaaacataattttttgaacttatcttttatttgcatttaattcttttaatattttagcagAACTAAGAAAGTTTGCAGAAGTCCAGCAACATGATAAAGTACGTTTAGAATGTGGACTTCAGATTCGTCGGAGACGAAGGcagaaatatgttttaaatgatCGTAAAATCAGAGTTGCTACTGAAAATTTGGCCAACGGACGTCTAACTTCATTGGAATTTCTAAAAAGTGTTTCACATTGCGCAGATGCGTTATTTAACAATCAACTTGGCGTTAGTCGTATAAatcaactttattttgtaattttggaATTGGAAACAGTTTCATCGTTTACGCAAGTTCAAATAGAGCGCTCACAGCCTAATTTAATTCCACCACAAGATGAAGCCCAGCAACTTAATGTATCAATACCACGTGATGTAGCTATAGTGCAAAATACAGATTATGTAGCTATAGTACAAAATACCTTCCAACTCGGAGAAAACTTACATAGTTCTACAGAAATTGTTGGAGTCACGGAGACTTCAAGAGTAGTGGATGGAACTAATGAAACAACATGTCCTGTTTGTTTAGAAAGTACTCCAAACTTCGCTGCTGTTCCCTGTGGACACATGATTTGCACAGTGTGTATACCACATTTACAGTTAAAATGTTCTCGTTGCCGAGCAACAGTTGTTATGTTTATACAAACATTTGCGTGATCTGCTTGATAAATGTTCatatacaaacttttttgttgaaatttaacAGTATAGTTgtattcaaaactaaatttatttgaacttacaaaaaattatttttatttgaacttacaaagaatcataatatttacaaataaaaataattaaataataaaacattaaatttgagATTTCGAAATGCAATTTTGTTTGTcgaataattaaaagttatgtttattatttaaaaaaattgtagccACTTAATACTATCATCAATATGAAAGTATCATTTTTACAGACCTATATGGGGCTGTTAATACGTGACGGTTTTAAGGTGGGAGGGGGTATCAGAAAGTGTTACCAAATGTCACATGGGGGAGGGGGGTTAGCTTCAGTGTAACgtgacaaatttttaaaaatttcaattctaATCACAGCGGAATCAATGAAAATGTTAGCGAAAAGTTGCAAAATTGGGTAAAAATAACGCCACGTCTCATATTGGAAAAAGGGAGGAGGTTGACAGAAAATGTCATAAAATGTCACATGGGGGAAGGGTGGAGTGTCTAAAAACAGCCAAAAAGGTGTTACGTATTATTTGAACAGCCcctaacttaaaaacaaactaatatttaaattaaatctaaaaccaattaaaacattatcatAAAGGTCTTTATTCTATGTAGTAAAGTTCAAGTTCCGCATAATCGCTTTGCCCGAAGAGAACTGTAACCAGGGGGTTTAGGTGGTCTAGAACCCCCTAGtacttaaaactaataattttctttttaaggaaaagcataataaaaagtcttaaaaaatcatatattgtGATATATCAATTAATGTTTCCAAGAAAGAATGAAACTCCGCAATAGTCAATAGTCAAATgtaatcaaaaacttttgaatattgattatttgtgttttatttgaaataaactgaaatttaaaaccagtttaaaatagtttgcttaaactaattttcaacttattttagacaaatgattttatatagtTCTCACTTCACCCGCTCGCTTGTCCCACTTCTACTCACACCTACCCGCTTTACCCAAATTGCAaggtttctgtaaaaaaaaaattatatactcgATTATAATACGCGGGAAATTTAAGGGGATTGAAGCAGTGCCCAAATTGAAGGTGCTTTTGTTACAACTGTTTGGTTTTTTTAGGTTTGGTTTCgagcatcaaataaaaaagacataactgtaaaagtaatatttaatgtCCTTCTTCTCCTCCTCTCCCCAACCTTTTccataattttagaaaaatacctTTTATTAGCCATAAAGTtaacaacagcaaaaaaaaaattgtaattttatttatgcaaaagcagttttttttctGCCCGAACTAAGAAATGTACGCACCTAAAACATGGTCACAGAATCGGAAAAACCCGCTACTACAATTTGATCGaccttataaatataaaaaatgatcaaatgtTCCATGACCacaaaggaaaaaaattgttttcttgtcAAATTAAATGCACACTACATATTATTTCAGAAAGAACAATGTTTATGTCTACAGAGAACATGCAGAACTACTCCAGAAAAACTTGAAGAATTAACTGAGCTATTCCAGAAGAGGTGTCATGAAACCATACATAAAAACTTGTGAAAACCATATCAATTTTACTTGtccttaaatctttaaaaactccGATTGGTATAGATTTTTATCTTAGTAAGATAATCTTATcactttaaatataagttaCCGAAGAGTTTACCATCATCATGAAACAAGAATTTTCGTTATGGATACTCAATAACCTTCAAAACGAGGAAACagactaaaatgttttttgatgaaACTACAAAACAAGGGTTTAAAGATCACATCAATAAATTTCTGGAAAAATTATAACGCTGCGGGtttcaataaatgaaaaataattgaagtaagaagtcttttaaaatatgaaatttacaTTGCCTATTGTTAAGTTAATAATGCTCCAGGTATGAaggatatgtatatatttgaacataattttaaaatttaatttcaaaagacaaaaaataaaaactgaaaaactgaaaaggaaaaacttttatgaaaaacaaaatgtagTGAAACACGTGAAAATTAAGTACATACTGATAAAgactgcaaaaaataaaaacgttgcTGTAGTGTACATTGAGATCGATTGTatatgtgccacagcgtaaaaatgactaaaaaaaggTTCTCTTCACATTTCGGAGTTagattatttgtataaattacgACAATTAAAGTAGAAGATGTTAACGTTGTTCTGGTTGCGCTTTTTATTAGCTGCTTGAAACCATAGAAttttaacattgattttatttcagTGTGATCACTTGACCTCATGTAATTAACATTAGGATctctaattaaaattgtttctagTAAATTAGGTTAATTAGGATTAGATATCATTACTGAAAATAGGTTAGAGAAATTGTGGCTAAGGTATTTTGAGCCATCCGGTGGGCAATATAGGACACAAAACAATATACGCTTCGTCTTTGGAAGTATTTTTTCGAAACAAACGCTCTCTATTTCTTTGGATTTGAGATCGTTACGTCTTACacagtttaactttttagatatGTAAACGGCAACACATCCACCACGTCTGTTTTTACGTATGCTGCTTAGAAATGCATAACCCTCGATATGATATAGTTCACTAGGGTCGTCCTTgcttatatgggtttatatggGCGAATATGTCACTGTTTTTGTTgcagttaaacaaataaatgatgCTAGATGTTCCATAGGCCACggatatttaaatgaaaacattgtAAGCCTTTCATATACagaatattttcaagtttctcCATCACTAAAATAATATGGTTCAAATACATTGGTCAAGGTCATAGTTCTATGTCACctgataataataacataactcTTAGGAAAGCATGTtcttttagtataattttattttctggttGGTATTgccataaaaataattgtataaatttcaACTCAAATTCTATAGTTTCAGGAGATGTTTCAGAATAACATATCAAATTTGAATTTTGCAATGACGTCACTTTAACAGTTATTGTAGCGTAGATTAGAAGTGTAATATAGATatagttaaacattttaagaaagtaTACTTAGATACacgcaatatttaaaaagaaaacagctttaaattgaaatatttcatACGAACCTGGCTGATGGCGtagaataaagtaataatatgaTGTAACTTCCAAAtctatattattgttttttcttcttttaaaaatttatattaaaatataaagtacccctcccccccccttccccacacacacacactactGTGTGACGTCTAGAAAGACGTCTTTAGTTTGTCCGGATACGACGTTCTCAAGACTTTTATATGAGACCAATATAGGATGTCTAACGGAGAAGAAATCTAATATAAATGAGTGCAGCATAGAGCCACCGAACTAGTTACATCAATTAGCCGTTTGTGCGATGAAGATCGATCCTCCTAGCACAAACAACTAATTGATGAAGCTAGGTCGGTTGCTCAACGCTACACTCATTTAACTATCATGTCTCTTCAAACCAAGAGGGCGGGAGGGGGGatcaaactttacatggtcataatttttttgacatatatgtatacataaaaaCAGTGATCGATTAACAAAATGATAgattattagaaataattttctaatattcGTGTTCTaaaattatgaccataaaaagtttgattcattccctcccccccccctcccccttcGATTTGAAGAGATATTAAACTTTGATGGGACATAAAAACCGAACACAGCAGATTATTtctggaaattttaaatttgtagataatttgaaaataatttaattatggtaaaataactacttttttttagttttttttagttccCAGGCTGCAATCATTACAGTACTTGGCAAAGCATCTCTATTTGACATTAACATAAACATATACATGTTTGCAATaattaaacactaaaaaatgaGGTCAACGCCCCCTGATGAATCGATATCATTTTATAACACATGAACTCAGCTAAAATCCATATTTATCCATTAGTTTATTTATGCTTGGGTTAAGTAAAGTGTTACAAAAACGTTAGGCCATACTAAGAAAAGTACTTTGAAAAAATgctagtataaaaaataaattttcatatctttttttcttatttcaatatatgGTGTCTTTGACCTAATATGTCGAGTTAAGACAttagaatagaaaaaaattgtttctctggcttcattttatatttttcattttgactaatatttgaaaaataaaatattaccatTTCCCTGGTAAAATTGATATGCTGAACCTTAAAATTAAGTATGGTTaatattaaatcagtttttgaaTGACTAACACAATATTGGTTTTGCATGGTTTTGCTTACCTCAGGCCCAACTATGCAATGACTAAATTAACActcagtaataaaattataattaaaattttatttttttggaaatacaagttgattaaaaatgttacatttaaaaaagttgacaaaCTTGATTTCcttacaaattaaaagtttataaacttaatgttCAGGCCCGTGTACAGGCCTGACATATGAACTTGTATTGCCCGTATACGAACAACAATTGTAAATTGTtaactataaatatagtttgaaataattaaataagacaTGGAAATTCATGAACtttgctttaaaagaaaaaatttaaaatgttttgtgtgATGCTTGGAATAATTGTAGGAACTACAACTTGATTAAATTAGTTGTCACAGCATGCTTTACTCTATGTTCACTATGCATGCTCACTGGACAAGTTACAGCAATAAAGAAGAGAATAAGTCAAACTATTGAGTAGTATTTTGATAAACAGCTTGTTTATCAAAACGGCAAacaacttgtaaatattttatataaagaatattttaaacattgtgTGGAGTAACCTCGTAATTCATTGGAAAGTTCAACAATctcttttaatacttttattaacaaagACTGTAACACGAGCCCACTACCGGGCCTAACCAAATTTGgaaaaaacgtttattaaaGCCCAATTTATTAGAAgcctttgataaaaaaagatctaaacgGCTTCGTGGCATTGAGGCCACTTTGCCTTATAGAAGCCTCACTAAGATGTCCCGTTACCGCGCAGTTTTTGAACGACAACACCAActtttaaattgacttttagacaaagaaaataataatatttcctgagtaatttttaaaaataaaaaaattcaagagtCTCCCACTAAGAAAAAGTTCGAAAATCTATTCGGTGCACTTATGCTACCGCCCTCTTAttccaaaattttcaaattttttcggCGCACTTAGTCAAGTATGCACTTATGTAGATATTTGCAAATTCTATTGACGCACTTATACCAATGTTTACAAATTCTTTCAgcgcacttatgctagttcgcacttatgccgcacttatgccagtttttgcaattgattcgcacttatgccagttcgcacttatgccaattcgcacttatgccaatgtttgcaaattctttcggcgcacttatgctaaTTCGCGCttgtgccagttcgcacttatgctagttcgcacttatgccaatgtttgcatattctttcggcgcacttatgccagttcgcgctTCTGCCAGTCtttgcaactgcttcgcacttatgcagATTCGCAGTTATGAAATTCGCACTTATTCCGCCTCCTCCCTAAAACCCTTAGAATGAAACAGTGTAAACATGAGCATATAAATGTTGGATTTTGCGCCGTGTCGTTACAGAAAGTTAAattcttaaacaaaaacaaaaaccatgATATAAGCCTGATTTTAAATATGTGATTGGAATTcggttatttaaatattatgatttgcatttttgttaattttttaactttaaatatttaaaaatttaaagtaaaaaaaaaaaaaaaattactgaaaaaaaaatgaacttgatGTCATTTCATCATATAGAACATTTTTCTTCACAATCaaccatataattttaaattaaaaagtgtgtTTTTTTGAACCACCTTACTTAATTcgccattttaaataaattaaatgtaacaGCTATTGCGGTTATgaaatttatgcattttattaaaattaattacttttactactgcctttttaacattttttttttttttttaattaatcttgatgttatttacataagttatttaaaagtgtaaaagtttaatttctaattcGTTTAAAAAAACAGGGAATTGCTCTGCATTTTGCGATTTATTTCAGGTTttgtttttggctttttttattcAGCGCGGTTGTTAAGTTTCTCCTGAAAATGACTAACTGGAATAATTGTTGTCTGGAATGGACTAATTATAATTAGTTTGTTCCAGACAACAGTTTTTTGATTagctattaataaataaagaaaaaaattaattttgatttctGTTACGTGGTTGTTAATTAAGATCTTATCTTCAACGTGGTTTTTAACAACGAACACGCGGAATAAGAGAAGAAGCGATAAACATCAGCAAAGCTACAAATATGCCCGGTTCCTTTATGGTAAACTTTAATCAGGACCACTTACCTATTTCCTCTTGACATAGTCAATAAAGAAACAAGTAAATCAAAGAAATATcgttttaaagctattttataaaaagtcttTCATTCTAAAAAGATATAAAGCCcaattttaaacgaaaaaatgttttgagaaaaaaatttaggatGAGGCCCCCTTAGCcaggaaaaaatttaacatgcaTGTTCATCGGGACTACACAAATGCTGCCAGAGTTCAACCAAGTCTaaaagattaattaaaattaaaaaaaaaatgaaattcaaaaaagtatatttctCCGGATTgctctgaaaacaattttaacatgcaCGTTTATCATATTTACACAAGTGCTGAAAGTTTCAGAGCACTAGCTAGTGTGGAAGGTAGTAAAAAATCAATCGCGTAATTTCGGGACCACTGATAATTGACAAACAACTTGTCAAGTCAAGCTaacgattaaaaaattaaaagtttattctgAAGCAATTAAACAAGATTTTAGTTTACTAATCTTCCTTATGCGGGTTGGACACCAACGCTACGAATAGGTTATTAGGTATTAGGGTGCCCACAACCGGCTTTCGTTACcatctttttttcaaatggattatatataataaaatgcaataaaaagattatatctGATAAACACTCCTTTTGTTATACAGATTATATCAGGTATTTTAAATGCCCTTACGGATACCAAAAATGTCACATTGCGTCATATTACCATAACAGAATATTTGATTGAAAtgagtaatacaaaaaaaagctgTAGAAAAACTGCGCTCTTACGAACAGTGACTTAGCCAAGGTTTGTATGCATGGCTAGCATCCAGTAGCGTAGCTActaaaaggaaataaaaaaaaataaataaaaaaccaatgATTATTTAGCAGCCCCTTTTAGCGCTTAGGCTCTAAAGTGGCAGGGAACCCGTCTCTACTCTACTAGTATACACGCATGTTATAAACTACCCTTTATGATATACGTGAAAAGATATCCTTTCAAAATGCCCTGCGACAAACACTACCCACATACATCAGAGTATTACCTGAATTACTTACCAAAGGGCCCATAAACAGGTAATTGATTTGAATACGCTACTTATCTCAAAATGTTAAGTCAACATGAAATGACTTCTTATTGAGAAAGTAGATAGTATAAGTTACATTTTACTTACttacaaagtaaaatataaaatttcaaagacaaaatttacttttaggtgtaattgaaaaatatgaagttaa
This window contains:
- the LOC136083951 gene encoding uncharacterized protein LOC136083951, with product MLERLLNIKMEILEGERKNSKISYQNGYYYRKDKKATESYGGGFKCKDEFCRSRATSEPSLGLVQITPHNHLPDFEKKEILKLKQSKKRAAETTSGSLRDIFDQETACNQSAHHVSFGMKESTMYRRRRSVQPQLPANCRELDNSLRVNNISMFLDGTDFYKGYVRINNDYAHIFIGKTVVASPTDLHVDGTFKVVSRMFYQMTTFGYILLDHVR